One segment of Pseudomonas sp. FP2196 DNA contains the following:
- the flgK gene encoding flagellar hook-associated protein FlgK has product MSLLNIGMSGLSASQSSLMVTGNNIANVDTAGYSRQQTVQNSKSSIQNGNLWIGTGTTLADVRRVYNSYIDAQLQTTTSLNSDAAAYLGQVTPLDKLLSDSGTGLNGALTKFFASVQNVNAKPGDDASRQLLLSDAQALSARFNSVSSQLNAQNQDINGNLTSMADQVNKLAATVAQLNQKISEISNAGGQPNELLDARNETIRQLSTFTGAQVVERDGNMDIYLGNGQPLVMGSNVSKLEVTPSKTDPSRMALQLNNGSSTIDITSGITGGEIGGLLRYRSTVLDPAMNELGRVALVVADQMNTIQAQGIDKNGDFGGSLFNSINTAANMSSRSTATVGNSAGSGKFDVSIEDTGKLTINDYKVTFTSATDYTVQRLPEGTAMGAFSTTTNPPPVIDGFSLKLTGGTAAAGDTFKITPTRNAAANIKTEMTDSKRLAIAAPLGAAIAPGGSGTLTIPASGQPTLTTQFDIYDATTTTAMQNGLKYSTPVKVVFGDPSADGTSQGYQLLDAQGGVLSSGTIKPGQNNTLNLSIPLKDSTGAAIPPAPATQYTVSFDMTVAGSPGKGSTINVSLSQPGTLDNRNGGVLADLQTKQTVDTGSASKGISLTDAYGKLVEGVGAKAAQGKLDSAATDAILANAKGARDSLSGVDLDEETGNLVKFQQYYTASSQIIKAAQEIFSTLINSL; this is encoded by the coding sequence ATGAGTTTGCTCAACATCGGGATGTCGGGTTTATCCGCTAGCCAATCTTCTTTGATGGTGACGGGCAACAACATTGCCAACGTCGATACGGCCGGCTACTCGCGCCAGCAAACCGTGCAGAATTCAAAAAGCTCGATCCAGAACGGCAACCTCTGGATCGGCACCGGTACGACCCTGGCCGACGTGCGCCGGGTGTACAACAGCTACATCGATGCGCAATTGCAGACCACCACTTCGCTCAACAGCGATGCGGCGGCTTACCTGGGGCAGGTCACTCCGCTCGACAAATTGCTGTCCGACAGCGGTACCGGCCTCAATGGCGCGCTGACCAAGTTTTTCGCCTCGGTGCAGAACGTCAACGCCAAACCCGGTGATGATGCTTCGCGCCAACTGCTGCTCAGTGATGCCCAAGCCTTGAGCGCGCGCTTCAACTCGGTTTCCAGCCAGTTGAACGCGCAGAATCAGGACATCAACGGCAACCTGACAAGCATGGCCGATCAGGTCAACAAGCTCGCAGCGACTGTCGCGCAACTGAACCAGAAGATCTCCGAAATCTCCAACGCCGGCGGCCAGCCCAACGAGCTGCTCGACGCGCGTAACGAGACCATTCGCCAACTGTCGACCTTCACCGGCGCACAGGTCGTCGAGCGCGACGGCAACATGGACATCTACCTTGGCAACGGTCAGCCGCTGGTGATGGGCAGCAATGTCAGCAAGCTGGAAGTCACCCCAAGCAAGACCGACCCGTCGCGTATGGCCCTGCAGCTCAATAACGGCTCCAGCACCATCGACATCACGTCGGGCATCACGGGTGGCGAGATCGGCGGCCTGCTGCGTTATCGCAGCACCGTGCTCGACCCGGCGATGAACGAGCTGGGCCGCGTGGCACTGGTCGTCGCCGATCAGATGAACACGATTCAGGCGCAAGGCATCGACAAGAACGGTGACTTTGGCGGCAGCCTGTTCAACAGCATCAATACTGCGGCCAACATGTCTTCGCGCAGCACTGCCACCGTCGGCAATAGCGCCGGCTCGGGTAAATTCGATGTGAGCATCGAAGACACCGGCAAGTTGACCATCAACGATTACAAAGTGACTTTCACCAGCGCCACGGACTACACCGTGCAGCGTCTGCCGGAAGGCACCGCCATGGGCGCGTTCAGCACCACCACCAACCCGCCACCGGTCATCGACGGCTTCTCGCTGAAACTCACTGGCGGCACAGCGGCGGCGGGCGACACGTTCAAGATCACCCCGACCCGCAACGCCGCGGCCAACATCAAAACCGAGATGACCGACTCCAAACGTCTGGCCATCGCAGCTCCATTGGGCGCCGCCATTGCACCGGGCGGCAGCGGTACGCTGACCATTCCGGCCAGCGGCCAGCCGACCCTGACGACCCAGTTCGACATCTACGACGCCACCACCACCACGGCGATGCAGAATGGCCTGAAGTACTCGACTCCGGTCAAAGTGGTGTTTGGTGATCCTTCGGCAGACGGTACCAGTCAGGGTTACCAGCTTCTGGACGCCCAGGGCGGCGTGCTGAGCAGCGGCACCATCAAGCCAGGTCAGAACAACACCCTGAACCTGAGCATTCCGCTCAAGGACTCGACCGGCGCTGCGATCCCGCCAGCTCCGGCCACCCAGTACACCGTCAGCTTCGACATGACCGTCGCCGGCTCGCCAGGCAAAGGCTCGACGATCAATGTCAGCCTCAGCCAGCCGGGCACACTGGACAACCGCAACGGCGGCGTACTGGCTGACTTGCAGACCAAGCAGACAGTGGACACCGGTTCGGCCAGCAAAGGTATTTCCCTGACCGACGCCTACGGCAAACTGGTCGAAGGTGTCGGCGCCAAAGCCGCCCAGGGCAAGCTCGACAGTGCGGCCACCGACGCCATTCTGGCCAACGCCAAGGGTGCGCGGGACTCGCTGTCCGGCGTCGACCTCGACGAAGAGACCGGCAACCTGGTCAAGTTTCAGCAGTACTACACCGCGTCCTCGCAGATCATCAAGGCTGCGCAGGAAATTTTCAGCACATTGATCAACAGTCTTTAA
- a CDS encoding flagellar hook-associated protein 3, translating to MRISTGQFYESSAANYQKNFANVVKSSEEASSLIRVNTAADDPVGASRLLQLGQQASMLDQYEANATTIKGTLGTAEAVMTSINNVLQRAKELAVSAGNAGYTDADRQATASELGQIEEQLLSLMNSKDENGKYIFAGSKGDTVPFTRNDDGTYAYNGDQVTLDLAIGDNMKMATNTTGWEAFQQAVNTSRSQVTMTAPAVNDNRVVLSNGQVSSNVSYNSKFRSGEPYTVDFVSGTQLKITDSAGNDVTAEASQGGAFDPASKTGQTVSFRGVDLTLNINLQSGDVPGTVLPGHTFTLEAKPDTFTGTRSPGNPSSAQITGSSVTNSTDYKASFPTGSAVMKFTSATAFDLYAAPLTADSKPVSSGTVVAGVATASGVSFNISGTPAANDQFSVAVNTHETQNILDSVSQLKNVLNTPTNGNALAIQQLQAGLASGLGNLASGTDQLSSAISSVGGRGSSLMTQSDTNQSLVLANAQTQSSIRDSDPAEVMTRLTLQQTMLQASQLAFSKIAQLGLFNKI from the coding sequence ATGCGCATTTCTACCGGCCAGTTTTACGAATCTTCGGCAGCCAACTATCAGAAAAACTTCGCCAACGTGGTCAAGAGCAGTGAAGAGGCCAGCAGCCTGATTCGCGTCAACACGGCGGCAGATGATCCGGTTGGCGCTTCGCGTCTGCTGCAGTTGGGCCAGCAAGCTTCGATGCTCGATCAGTACGAAGCCAATGCCACTACCATCAAAGGCACACTGGGTACCGCTGAAGCGGTGATGACCAGCATCAACAACGTGCTGCAGCGTGCCAAGGAATTGGCTGTGAGTGCCGGCAACGCCGGGTACACGGACGCCGACCGTCAGGCCACGGCGTCCGAGCTGGGTCAGATCGAAGAGCAACTGCTCAGCTTGATGAACAGCAAGGACGAGAACGGTAAATACATCTTCGCCGGCTCCAAGGGCGACACCGTGCCGTTCACTCGCAATGACGATGGCACCTACGCCTACAACGGCGACCAGGTGACCCTCGATCTGGCGATCGGTGACAACATGAAGATGGCCACCAACACCACCGGCTGGGAAGCCTTCCAGCAAGCGGTCAACACCAGCCGCAGCCAGGTCACCATGACGGCGCCTGCGGTCAATGACAATCGCGTGGTTCTGTCCAACGGTCAGGTGTCGTCGAACGTCAGCTACAACAGCAAGTTCCGTAGCGGCGAGCCGTACACTGTTGATTTTGTCAGCGGCACCCAGCTCAAAATCACTGACTCGGCCGGTAACGATGTGACGGCCGAAGCCAGTCAGGGCGGCGCGTTTGATCCAGCCAGCAAGACCGGTCAGACCGTCAGCTTCCGGGGCGTGGATTTGACGCTGAACATCAACCTGCAATCGGGCGATGTACCGGGTACTGTTCTGCCGGGTCACACCTTCACCCTGGAGGCCAAGCCTGACACTTTTACCGGCACCCGCAGCCCGGGCAACCCGTCGTCGGCCCAGATCACCGGCAGCAGCGTCACCAACTCGACCGACTACAAAGCCAGTTTCCCCACCGGTTCAGCGGTGATGAAATTCACCAGCGCGACCGCGTTCGATCTGTACGCTGCACCGTTGACGGCTGACAGCAAACCGGTGTCCAGCGGCACAGTGGTCGCAGGCGTCGCCACCGCTTCGGGTGTGAGCTTCAACATCAGCGGTACCCCGGCTGCCAACGATCAGTTCAGCGTGGCGGTCAATACTCACGAAACCCAGAACATTCTGGACAGCGTGAGTCAGTTGAAAAACGTGCTGAACACGCCAACCAATGGCAATGCGCTGGCGATCCAGCAATTGCAGGCCGGTCTGGCCTCCGGTCTGGGCAACCTCGCCAGTGGCACCGATCAGTTATCCAGTGCGATCAGTTCGGTCGGTGGTCGTGGCTCGTCGCTGATGACCCAGAGCGATACCAATCAGTCGCTGGTACTGGCCAACGCGCAGACACAATCGTCGATCCGCGATTCCGATCCGGCCGAAGTCATGACCCGTCTGACCCTGCAGCAAACCATGTTGCAGGCTTCGCAACTGGCCTTCAGCAAGATTGCGCAACTGGGCTTGTTCAACAAGATCTGA
- a CDS encoding glycosyltransferase, translating to MNQHPLVSIVIPAFNPRFFDQALMSALAQTYENVEIVICDDSADEQIRQIVESFAEPAHPIRYLRNPQRLGLQNNVLRCVEEARGEFVKVLCDDDRLFAPSIALQAQVLIDHADANLVVALRMLSDAGNFLLPPRVDNCRFSPNDALFKGDDMLAIFESTPLNFVGNFSAALMRRADVLALLPALIQEGAGFVATLDFALFVCLMRRGNLVSLNTVLSTERLYPERLSKTPEMLKAAKVEWDWLKQMLIARSGEAAPAAGWVRYIDLANISDLPHAWQELCVTRILGNRNTVVSGRVGAESESYADFYREWLSIRCFSEVEQRLMPQRIASWSMRPQIVPIVIDSAGDSEALASTLQSLKAQLYPAQAVVVLSDAQCEVEERTLQLPFQADWARQLNAVIPQLEGAHWFYLLNAGDTLRESALLILAERIAGTSGLLCAYSDEGARVDDESTEPVFKPDFNLDLMRAYPYVGRALAFERERFMTVGGFDPVHGELAAHDLLWRLVEEAGPQTIEHIAEIQVESSLTYAQWLSLPQVIDYNAAVVAAHLQRIGVDHLIRHEELPLINRIDYRHATRPQVSIIIQAGDSLHALQRCTESLIERTAYTQYEILIVDTGVTDAQMLEWLSAMAQLGASMLRVLRYAGDNNAAAIRNFAAEQSRGEYLLLLDAQAVICESDWLDELLNHAQRPEVAVVGARLLSPEGAIVSAGLILGLAGPVGSPFAGESVSSRGYMQRLHVTQNWSAVSSQCLMLRKQVFEELGQFDEVTYTRGLSDVDLCLRAGKQGYLVVWTPYASVVIAPLTDVPPVILPEQEEEAFHRQWMSKIIKDPSYSPSLSLGVSSFSLEPSLRNNWNPFCSRHLPLILGLPVNSSAVGHYRVTGPLTELEASGRALGRWAYESPSTVEIERLAPDSIILQCRYSDGAVSDIQRIKKYSSALRIFELDDYVISAPKKNTHARNKPVNTEQMLREGIALCDRVVVTTQALSDALSSMHSDIRIVPNMLSPEPWATLTSHRRTSSKPRVGWGGGTSHSGDLEIIADVVRELANDVEWVFFGMCPEELRPYIHEFHSAISLQSYPFKLASLNLDLALAPLEFHIFNDCKSNLRLLEYGACGYPVICTDTEAYRGHLPCTKVYSNSTAEWLQAIRMHLADPDASYRMGDELKEAVHRDFMLRGDSLNHWLWGWLPD from the coding sequence GTGAATCAACACCCCCTCGTCAGTATCGTCATACCCGCCTTCAACCCGCGCTTCTTCGATCAGGCGCTGATGAGTGCGCTCGCGCAGACGTACGAAAACGTCGAGATCGTCATATGCGATGACTCGGCCGATGAGCAGATTCGCCAGATTGTCGAGTCGTTTGCCGAGCCGGCTCATCCGATCCGCTATCTGCGTAACCCTCAGCGTCTGGGGTTACAGAACAACGTGCTGCGTTGCGTCGAAGAGGCTCGTGGCGAGTTCGTCAAAGTGTTGTGCGATGACGATAGACTGTTCGCGCCGAGCATTGCCCTGCAGGCGCAGGTGCTGATTGATCACGCTGATGCCAATCTGGTGGTTGCCTTGCGCATGCTCAGCGACGCCGGCAATTTCCTCTTGCCGCCGCGCGTTGACAATTGTCGGTTCAGCCCGAACGACGCCTTGTTCAAGGGCGACGACATGCTGGCGATCTTCGAATCCACGCCGTTGAATTTTGTCGGTAACTTCAGTGCCGCGTTGATGCGTCGCGCCGACGTGTTGGCGTTACTGCCTGCGCTGATTCAAGAGGGTGCAGGTTTTGTCGCCACGCTCGATTTCGCCTTGTTCGTGTGTCTGATGCGGCGCGGCAATCTGGTCTCGCTCAACACGGTGCTGAGTACCGAGCGTCTGTACCCGGAGCGTCTGAGCAAAACCCCGGAGATGCTCAAGGCCGCCAAGGTCGAGTGGGACTGGCTCAAGCAAATGCTCATCGCCCGTAGCGGTGAAGCGGCGCCCGCCGCCGGCTGGGTGCGTTACATCGATCTGGCCAATATCAGCGATCTGCCGCACGCCTGGCAGGAGCTGTGCGTGACGCGCATCCTTGGCAACCGCAACACGGTGGTCAGTGGTCGAGTCGGTGCCGAGAGCGAAAGTTATGCCGACTTCTATCGTGAGTGGCTGTCGATCCGCTGCTTCAGCGAGGTCGAGCAACGGCTGATGCCACAGCGTATCGCCAGTTGGTCGATGCGCCCGCAGATCGTGCCGATTGTGATCGACAGCGCCGGTGACAGTGAGGCGCTGGCCTCCACGTTGCAGAGCCTCAAGGCGCAACTTTATCCGGCGCAGGCCGTGGTGGTGCTGTCGGATGCGCAGTGCGAGGTAGAAGAGCGCACATTGCAGTTGCCGTTTCAGGCCGATTGGGCCCGACAGCTCAACGCGGTGATCCCGCAACTGGAAGGCGCGCACTGGTTTTACCTGCTGAATGCCGGCGACACCCTGCGTGAGTCGGCGCTGCTGATTCTGGCCGAGCGCATCGCCGGCACGTCGGGGTTGTTGTGTGCCTATAGCGACGAAGGCGCGCGGGTCGATGACGAGTCGACCGAGCCGGTGTTCAAGCCCGACTTCAACCTCGATCTGATGCGCGCCTATCCGTATGTGGGGCGAGCGCTGGCGTTCGAGCGCGAGCGCTTTATGACTGTCGGTGGTTTTGACCCTGTTCATGGCGAGCTCGCTGCGCATGATTTGCTCTGGCGTCTGGTGGAAGAGGCCGGTCCGCAAACCATCGAACACATTGCCGAAATTCAGGTGGAATCGTCGCTGACCTACGCGCAATGGCTGTCGCTGCCGCAAGTCATCGACTACAACGCCGCCGTGGTCGCGGCGCACCTGCAGCGCATCGGCGTCGATCACCTCATTCGTCATGAAGAACTGCCACTGATCAACCGCATCGACTATCGGCATGCGACACGCCCGCAGGTCTCGATCATCATTCAGGCCGGCGATTCGCTGCACGCCTTGCAGCGCTGCACCGAGAGCCTGATCGAGCGGACGGCTTATACCCAGTATGAAATTCTCATCGTCGACACAGGTGTCACTGATGCGCAGATGCTCGAATGGCTGAGCGCCATGGCACAGCTCGGTGCATCGATGTTGCGGGTGTTGCGTTATGCCGGAGACAACAACGCGGCCGCGATCCGCAATTTCGCCGCCGAACAGTCCCGTGGCGAATATTTGCTGCTGCTCGACGCGCAGGCGGTCATCTGTGAAAGCGACTGGCTCGATGAGTTGCTCAATCATGCCCAGCGTCCGGAAGTTGCCGTGGTCGGTGCACGGTTGCTCAGTCCTGAGGGGGCGATCGTCAGCGCTGGCTTGATTCTTGGGCTGGCCGGGCCGGTCGGTTCACCTTTTGCCGGCGAATCGGTCAGCAGCCGCGGTTACATGCAACGTTTGCATGTGACGCAAAACTGGAGCGCGGTCAGCAGCCAGTGCCTGATGCTGCGCAAGCAGGTTTTCGAAGAGCTTGGCCAGTTTGATGAGGTGACCTACACCCGTGGTTTGAGTGACGTCGACCTGTGTCTGCGTGCGGGCAAGCAAGGTTATCTGGTGGTCTGGACGCCATATGCCAGTGTGGTGATTGCGCCGCTGACCGATGTGCCGCCGGTGATCCTGCCCGAGCAAGAGGAAGAAGCTTTCCACCGTCAGTGGATGAGTAAAATCATCAAGGATCCGTCGTACAGTCCGTCGCTCAGTCTCGGCGTGTCCAGCTTCAGTCTGGAGCCGTCGTTGCGCAATAACTGGAATCCGTTCTGTTCCCGTCACTTGCCGTTGATTCTCGGGTTGCCGGTCAACAGTTCGGCAGTCGGTCATTACCGCGTGACCGGGCCGCTGACCGAGCTTGAAGCCTCTGGCCGGGCACTCGGCCGCTGGGCCTACGAGTCACCCTCGACCGTCGAAATCGAGCGCCTGGCGCCGGATTCGATCATTCTGCAATGCCGCTACAGCGACGGTGCTGTCAGCGATATTCAACGAATCAAGAAGTACTCCAGCGCGCTGCGAATCTTCGAACTCGACGACTACGTGATCAGTGCGCCGAAGAAAAATACCCACGCGCGCAACAAACCGGTCAACACCGAACAGATGCTGCGCGAAGGTATTGCGCTGTGTGATCGTGTGGTGGTCACCACCCAGGCACTTTCCGATGCGTTGTCGAGCATGCACAGCGATATTCGCATTGTGCCGAATATGCTTTCGCCGGAACCGTGGGCGACCCTGACCAGTCACCGTCGTACCTCGAGCAAGCCGCGTGTGGGTTGGGGCGGCGGCACCAGTCACTCGGGGGATCTTGAGATCATTGCCGACGTCGTGCGGGAACTGGCGAACGACGTCGAGTGGGTATTCTTCGGCATGTGCCCGGAGGAGTTGCGCCCCTACATCCATGAATTCCACTCGGCCATCAGCCTGCAGAGCTACCCGTTCAAACTGGCCAGTCTTAACCTCGACCTGGCACTGGCGCCGTTGGAATTCCATATTTTCAATGACTGCAAGAGCAACCTGCGTCTGCTGGAGTACGGTGCCTGCGGCTACCCGGTGATCTGCACCGACACCGAGGCCTATCGCGGTCACCTGCCATGCACCAAGGTCTACAGCAACAGCACCGCAGAATGGCTGCAGGCGATCCGCATGCATCTCGCCGACCCGGACGCCAGCTACCGCATGGGCGACGAACTGAAGGAAGCGGTACACCGTGATTTCATGTTGCGCGGTGACAGCCTTAATCACTGGTTGTGGGGCTGGTTGCCGGATTGA
- a CDS encoding calcium-binding protein: MAVINGTSEADYLIGTPDNDELYGLESGDLLYGGEGADLLNGGEGFDWVDYRGSAAAISIEFQEGSVIAHGGEAEGDTLIEIEGVMGTQFDDTFVGNIAGMTLDGQDGNDIYIIGSDDVKIVEGVGGGYDELRTTLNNMQMDASVEKMTFTGTGDFTGYGNASDNLIIGGVGNDLLFGGGGADHFIGGEGFDTVSYADSSEGVFIDLAQGWMSTGFANGDTFTGIEAIQGSGFDDVLFGKEAGQAFDGGDGYDVLNYWDSLDAVSVELRIGGLVSNVEKIVGSALDDHFTIDIGGVTVDGGQGNDIYTINSAGVTISEIESGGVDELYTSLSVMTMDPFIERMTYTGTGDFTGHGNAGDNMLTGGAGNDVLSGGAGSDAFYGSAGVDIVSYDDSDAGVNINLAWGSQTGIASGDTFYDIEGLRGSQFDDWLDGDSNGNYLEGGAGNDFIRGGEGADHIYGGLASGLDGAAAQSDTLWGGEGDDVIVSAANDLATFARGDEGNDTITVNRGSADGGDGNDVLTGTGSYYTLSAGNGDDLLILNLVGSQGTGGQARGGAGDDTYVVNSTGLVTIQEYGSSLNDTLVLNTIANASQLSVTRVGKDAYLHSANDGSSGVPASGVKLENWYAQGNTIEHIQTADGMIYDLPATGDAFALFG, encoded by the coding sequence ATGGCAGTGATAAATGGAACGAGTGAAGCAGACTACCTCATCGGTACTCCTGACAATGACGAACTCTACGGGCTGGAGTCCGGGGATTTGCTCTATGGGGGCGAAGGGGCTGATCTGCTGAATGGCGGTGAGGGCTTTGACTGGGTCGATTACCGTGGTTCTGCCGCAGCGATCAGTATCGAGTTTCAGGAGGGTTCGGTGATCGCTCATGGTGGTGAAGCTGAAGGCGATACGTTGATCGAAATTGAAGGCGTCATGGGCACTCAATTCGACGATACCTTCGTTGGCAATATTGCTGGAATGACTCTGGATGGTCAGGACGGCAATGACATCTACATCATTGGCAGCGATGACGTGAAAATCGTTGAAGGAGTTGGTGGTGGATATGACGAACTCCGCACGACGCTCAACAACATGCAGATGGACGCGTCCGTTGAAAAAATGACCTTCACCGGCACCGGCGATTTCACCGGTTATGGAAATGCCAGTGACAACCTGATTATTGGTGGTGTCGGCAATGACCTGCTGTTCGGGGGGGGCGGCGCGGATCACTTTATTGGTGGTGAGGGTTTTGACACGGTCAGCTACGCCGACAGTAGTGAAGGCGTGTTCATTGATCTGGCGCAAGGCTGGATGTCTACCGGTTTCGCCAACGGTGATACGTTCACCGGAATCGAAGCCATTCAGGGTTCAGGCTTTGACGATGTGCTGTTCGGCAAGGAAGCCGGACAAGCGTTCGATGGTGGAGATGGCTACGACGTTCTGAACTATTGGGATTCATTGGACGCTGTCAGTGTTGAGCTGCGCATCGGTGGTCTGGTCAGCAATGTGGAAAAAATCGTCGGCTCTGCGCTGGACGACCACTTCACGATCGACATCGGTGGCGTAACGGTTGACGGTGGTCAGGGCAATGATATCTACACCATCAACAGTGCCGGTGTGACCATTTCCGAAATAGAGAGTGGTGGTGTGGACGAGCTGTATACCAGTCTGTCAGTGATGACCATGGATCCGTTCATCGAACGCATGACTTATACCGGCACAGGTGACTTCACCGGCCATGGCAATGCCGGTGACAACATGCTGACCGGCGGCGCGGGCAATGACGTGTTGTCGGGTGGCGCGGGCAGTGATGCCTTTTATGGTAGTGCAGGGGTCGACATTGTCAGTTATGACGACAGTGATGCCGGGGTAAACATCAATCTGGCGTGGGGTTCACAAACCGGTATTGCCTCGGGTGACACGTTCTACGATATCGAAGGCCTGCGCGGCAGTCAGTTTGATGATTGGCTGGATGGGGATTCGAATGGCAATTATCTGGAAGGGGGTGCCGGCAACGATTTCATTCGCGGTGGCGAAGGGGCCGATCACATTTATGGCGGGTTGGCATCCGGTCTCGACGGCGCGGCCGCGCAGAGCGATACGCTTTGGGGGGGCGAGGGTGATGACGTTATCGTCAGCGCTGCCAACGACCTGGCTACTTTTGCCCGCGGCGATGAGGGAAATGACACTATCACGGTCAATCGGGGCAGTGCTGACGGCGGCGATGGCAATGATGTTCTGACCGGTACCGGCAGCTATTACACGTTGTCCGCAGGCAACGGTGATGACCTTCTGATCCTGAACCTCGTGGGCAGCCAGGGCACGGGTGGTCAGGCGCGTGGCGGTGCGGGTGATGACACCTATGTCGTGAACTCCACGGGTTTGGTGACCATTCAGGAATATGGCAGCAGTCTTAACGACACGCTGGTGTTGAACACCATTGCCAATGCCAGCCAGTTGAGTGTCACTCGGGTGGGCAAGGACGCCTATTTGCACAGTGCCAATGATGGCAGTAGCGGCGTTCCAGCCAGTGGCGTGAAGCTGGAAAACTGGTACGCGCAGGGCAACACCATCGAGCATATCCAGACGGCCGACGGCATGATCTACGATCTGCCGGCCACCGGTGATGCGTTCGCCCTATTTGGTTGA
- the rfbF gene encoding glucose-1-phosphate cytidylyltransferase, translating into MKAVILAGGLGTRISEESHLKPKPMIEIGGKPILWHIMKQYSAHGIHDFVICLGYKGYAIKDFFANYFLHTSDVTFNMRENRMDVHQNYSEPWSVTLIDTGEETMTGGRLLRAARYLKDEEAFCFTYGDGVSDINIAQLVDYHKAHGRLATVTAVQPPGRYGALERQGDQVLGFTEKPRGDGGWINGGFFVLSPKVLPYITDDATTWEAEPLARLAQDEQLKAFEHEGFWHPMDTLRDKNHLEALWQNGEAPWKQWA; encoded by the coding sequence ATGAAGGCAGTTATTTTGGCGGGTGGCCTCGGCACGCGCATCAGTGAAGAGTCGCACCTCAAGCCCAAACCGATGATCGAGATCGGCGGCAAGCCAATTCTCTGGCACATCATGAAGCAGTATTCCGCCCATGGAATCCACGACTTCGTGATCTGCCTTGGCTACAAGGGTTATGCGATCAAGGACTTCTTCGCCAACTACTTCCTGCACACCTCCGACGTCACCTTCAACATGCGTGAGAACCGCATGGACGTTCACCAGAACTACAGCGAGCCATGGAGCGTCACGCTGATCGACACCGGCGAGGAAACCATGACCGGTGGCCGTCTGCTGCGTGCCGCGCGTTATCTGAAGGACGAGGAGGCGTTCTGCTTCACCTACGGCGACGGCGTCTCCGACATCAACATTGCTCAGCTTGTGGATTATCACAAAGCTCACGGCCGTCTCGCGACCGTCACGGCCGTACAGCCGCCGGGTCGCTACGGTGCCCTTGAACGTCAAGGCGATCAGGTGCTTGGCTTTACCGAAAAACCTCGTGGCGACGGCGGCTGGATCAACGGCGGCTTCTTCGTGCTCTCACCCAAAGTGCTGCCGTATATCACCGATGACGCCACCACTTGGGAAGCCGAGCCGTTGGCCCGTCTGGCTCAGGATGAACAGTTGAAAGCCTTCGAACACGAAGGTTTCTGGCATCCGATGGACACCCTGCGCGACAAGAACCATCTCGAAGCGCTGTGGCAGAACGGGGAGGCCCCATGGAAGCAATGGGCCTGA
- the rfbG gene encoding CDP-glucose 4,6-dehydratase, whose protein sequence is MEAMGLSADFWRGKRVLVTGHTGFKGSWLTLWLQSLGAQVSGFSLDPSTEPSLFELARVHEGINDQRGDLRDLGALLEIIADTEPEIVLHLAAQPLVREGYRDPLGTYSSNVMGTLNLLEAIRQVGCVRACVLVTTDKVYANKEWLWPYREDEALGGHDPYSSSKACCELLAQSYAASFFPAEKHAEHGLALATARAGNVLGGGDFAPERLIPDVLKAWTADEPVTLRYPQAVRPWQHALEPLAGYLQLAAGLYEQGPEYAGAWNFGPGEADMCSVGEVVELLASRWPQARGLRIEKSELHEAGLLRLDSSRARQVLGWQPRWTLQQCLTQTLDWHLAWQNGDDMRAVTLGQLNLYRGAL, encoded by the coding sequence ATGGAAGCAATGGGCCTGAGTGCGGATTTCTGGCGTGGCAAGCGTGTGCTGGTCACCGGCCACACCGGTTTCAAAGGCAGTTGGCTGACCCTGTGGCTGCAAAGCCTCGGCGCGCAAGTCAGCGGTTTCTCGCTTGATCCATCGACCGAGCCGAGCCTGTTCGAACTGGCGCGGGTCCACGAAGGCATCAACGATCAGCGCGGTGACCTGCGTGATCTCGGCGCCTTGCTGGAAATCATCGCCGACACCGAGCCAGAGATTGTTCTGCACCTGGCTGCGCAGCCACTGGTGCGCGAAGGTTATCGCGACCCGCTCGGCACCTATTCCAGCAACGTCATGGGCACGCTGAATCTGCTTGAAGCGATCCGTCAGGTCGGTTGCGTCCGCGCCTGCGTGCTGGTCACCACCGACAAGGTCTACGCCAACAAGGAATGGCTGTGGCCGTACCGCGAAGACGAAGCCTTGGGCGGTCACGATCCTTACAGCAGCAGCAAAGCCTGCTGTGAATTGTTGGCGCAGTCTTACGCGGCATCGTTCTTCCCGGCTGAAAAGCACGCCGAACATGGTCTGGCCCTGGCTACCGCGCGCGCCGGCAACGTTTTGGGCGGCGGTGATTTTGCCCCGGAGCGATTGATTCCAGATGTGCTCAAGGCCTGGACTGCGGACGAGCCGGTGACCCTGCGCTACCCGCAAGCCGTGCGCCCATGGCAGCACGCGCTGGAGCCACTGGCCGGGTATCTGCAACTGGCCGCAGGCCTCTACGAACAAGGCCCGGAATACGCCGGTGCGTGGAACTTTGGCCCCGGCGAGGCGGACATGTGCAGCGTCGGCGAAGTGGTTGAACTGCTCGCCAGCCGCTGGCCACAGGCCCGCGGTCTGCGCATTGAAAAAAGCGAACTGCACGAGGCCGGCCTGCTGCGTCTGGACAGCAGCCGCGCGCGCCAAGTGCTTGGCTGGCAACCGCGCTGGACCTTGCAGCAATGCCTGACCCAGACGCTCGACTGGCATCTGGCGTGGCAGAACGGCGACGACATGCGCGCCGTCACTCTCGGCCAACTGAATCTGTACCGAGGCGCGCTGTGA